The Dehalogenimonas lykanthroporepellens BL-DC-9 genome includes a window with the following:
- a CDS encoding Formate--tetrahydrofolate ligase (KEGG: det:DET0705 formate--tetrahydrofolate ligase~PFAM: formate-tetrahydrofolate ligase FTHFS) has translation MTEPGPLTLKDWELADRAESDMKTVRRLASDWGLHEEELLPYGHYLGKIDYATVLDRLKSRPNGKYIDVTAITPTPLGEGKSTTTMGLVQGLGRRGLNVSGAIRQLSGGPTFNIKGSAAGGGRSQCIPLTPFSLGLTGDIDAINNAHNLAMVALTARMQHEVNNSDEFLAGRGLKRLNIDPNNIPMRWTIDFCAQSLRDIVIGLGGKNDGYMMRSGFTITVSSEIMAILSVFNDLADLRQRMGRIVVAYNRQGKPITTRDLEVDGAMTAWMVRASNPNLLQTMEGQPVLVHAGPFANIAVGQSSIVADRIGLKLSDYHVTESGFGADIGFEKFWNIKCRLSGLRPDCAVIVATVRALKMHGGGPRVMPGKALDSVYTSPDPSLVEKGLPNLLSHIETVKKSGVNPVICINHFHTDSEDELAVIRQAGEASGARVAVSRHWLNGGDGALDLADAVKDACETPGDFKFLYEDATPLRQRIAVIAREVYGADAVSYTPEAQARAEAIEQDTTINKFATCMVKTHLSLSHDPVLKGRPEGWTLPIRDIMSYDGAGFIVPVAGDIKLMPGTGSDPAFRRIDVDVKTGKVTGLF, from the coding sequence TTGACAGAACCAGGTCCGCTGACATTGAAAGATTGGGAACTGGCCGACCGCGCCGAATCCGACATGAAGACGGTCAGGCGTTTGGCGAGCGATTGGGGTTTACACGAAGAGGAACTGTTACCCTACGGTCATTACCTGGGAAAGATCGATTACGCCACGGTTCTCGACAGACTGAAGTCCCGCCCGAACGGCAAATACATCGATGTGACCGCCATCACGCCGACACCTCTGGGCGAAGGAAAAAGCACCACCACCATGGGACTTGTGCAGGGCCTCGGCCGTAGAGGTCTCAATGTTTCGGGGGCCATCCGGCAACTATCCGGCGGGCCGACCTTTAATATCAAGGGTAGCGCCGCCGGCGGCGGCCGTTCCCAGTGTATTCCCCTGACGCCGTTTTCCCTGGGGCTGACGGGAGATATCGACGCCATCAACAATGCCCATAACCTGGCAATGGTTGCCCTCACCGCCCGGATGCAACATGAGGTCAACAACTCCGATGAGTTCCTGGCCGGACGCGGTTTGAAACGTCTCAATATCGACCCGAACAACATACCGATGCGCTGGACCATCGATTTCTGCGCCCAGTCCCTGCGGGATATCGTCATCGGCCTCGGCGGCAAAAACGACGGTTACATGATGCGTTCGGGATTCACCATCACGGTCAGTTCGGAAATCATGGCCATTCTGTCGGTTTTCAATGACCTGGCGGACCTGCGGCAGAGGATGGGACGAATAGTAGTTGCCTATAACCGGCAGGGAAAACCGATAACCACCCGTGACCTGGAAGTTGACGGGGCGATGACCGCCTGGATGGTGCGCGCCTCTAATCCGAATCTGCTTCAGACGATGGAAGGACAACCGGTACTGGTTCATGCCGGCCCCTTCGCCAATATTGCCGTGGGCCAGTCATCCATTGTAGCCGACCGAATCGGTTTGAAGCTGTCGGATTATCATGTTACAGAGAGCGGATTCGGCGCCGATATCGGGTTCGAGAAATTCTGGAACATCAAGTGCCGCCTCAGCGGCTTGAGGCCGGACTGTGCTGTTATCGTAGCTACGGTCAGGGCTCTCAAGATGCATGGGGGTGGCCCCAGGGTTATGCCGGGGAAGGCGCTGGACTCGGTGTATACCAGTCCTGACCCATCCCTGGTCGAAAAAGGATTGCCCAACCTGCTGTCCCACATCGAAACCGTTAAAAAGTCCGGCGTTAATCCCGTAATCTGTATCAATCATTTCCATACCGATTCGGAAGACGAACTGGCTGTCATCAGACAGGCTGGCGAGGCTTCCGGCGCCCGGGTCGCTGTATCCCGCCACTGGCTGAACGGGGGTGACGGCGCCCTGGACCTGGCCGATGCCGTCAAGGACGCCTGTGAGACGCCGGGTGATTTCAAGTTTCTTTATGAAGACGCTACCCCTCTCCGACAGAGGATAGCCGTCATTGCCAGAGAAGTTTACGGCGCCGATGCCGTCAGTTACACGCCTGAAGCCCAGGCCAGGGCAGAAGCGATAGAACAAGACACGACCATAAATAAATTTGCCACCTGCATGGTCAAGACTCATCTGTCGCTGTCGCACGACCCGGTGTTGAAGGGTAGGCCAGAGGGCTGGACACTGCCGATACGGGATATAATGAGTTACGACGGCGCCGGCTTCATCGTTCCGGTTGCCGGAGATATCAAGTTGATGCCCGGGACCGGCTCCGACCCGGCTTTCCGAAGAATAGATGTCGATGTAAAGACCGGCAAAGTGACCGGTCTGTTTTAA